The proteins below are encoded in one region of Telopea speciosissima isolate NSW1024214 ecotype Mountain lineage chromosome 10, Tspe_v1, whole genome shotgun sequence:
- the LOC122642888 gene encoding protein RETICULATA-RELATED 4, chloroplastic-like produces the protein MAIAATFSSSTCSISLPKLNYHCSSSACSSSLRLFAPFKPSNSASSLTWQAKRRRKPMIVLSSGGDGSSGGNGGDYSSGGGGDGGEGDDAGDKNKEEAVLALAEVGRSMDSMPSDLASAIESGRIPGSIVYRYFELEKSPLFRWLLQFGGFKERLLADDLFLAKVSMECGVGIFTKTAAEWERRRENFFKELDFVLADVFMAIIADFMLVWLPAPTVSLRPPLAVGAGPIAKFFRGCPDNAFQVALAGSSYSLLQRVGAIMRNGAKLFAVGTSASLVGTGITNALISARKAVDKDFAGEAEDVPVLSTSVAYGVYMAVSSNLRYQILAGVIEQRILEPMLHQHKVVLSALCFAVRTGNTFLGSLMWVDYARWVGIQKIRE, from the exons ATGGCGATCGCTGCCACTTTCAGTTCGTCGACATGCTCTATTTCCCTTCCCAAGCTCAACTACCACTGCTCTTCATCTGCTTGTTCTTCCTCCCTCCGCCTCTTCGCCCCTTTCAAACCTTCCAATTCCGCCTCATCGTTGACATGGCAGGCAAAGCGGAGACGGAAGCCGATGATTGTTCTTTCCTCCGGTGGAGACGGTAGCAGTGGTGGAAATGGCGGGGACTACAGTAGTGGCggaggtggagatggtggtgaaGGGGATGATGCCGGAGATAAGAACAAGGAGGAGGCTGTCCTTGCGCTTGCGGAGGTAGGCAGGTCTATGGATAGTATGCCTTCGGATCTAGCTTCGGCGATTGAGTCTGGGAGGATTCCTGGATCGATTGTGTACCGATATTTTGAATTGGAGAAGTCGCCGCTTTTCCGGTGGTTGCTTCAGTTCGGAGGCTTCAAGGAACGGCTCCTGGCTGATGATCTCTTCTTGGCTAAAGTTTCTATGGAATGCGGCGTTGGTATCTTCACTAAG ACTGCTGCAGAGTGGGAACGAAGGAGAGAGAATTTTTTCAAGGAGCTGGATTTTGTTTTGGCTGATGTG TTCATGGCCATCATTGCAGATTTTATGCTTGTTTGGCTTCCTGCTCCTACTGTCTCTCTACGACCACCACTTGCAGTCGGTGCTGGACCTATCGCTAAGTTCTTCCGTGGCTGCCCTGATAATGCCTTTCAG GTTGCATTGGCTGGATCATCCTATTCACTTTTACAAAGAGTAGGTGCTATAATG CGTAACGGGGCCAAGCTTTTTGCAGTTGGGACCAGTGCATCTTTG GTTGGTACAGGTATAACCAATGCCTTGATTAGTGCAAGAAAGGCAGTGGACAAGGATTTTGCTGGTGAAGCTGAAGATGTTCCTGTATTATCAACCAGTGTTGCGTATGGTGTGTACATGGCAGTGTCTAGCAATCTTAG GTACCAAATACTGGCTGGTGTAATTGAACAACGGATTTTGGAACCAATGCTACACCAACATAAGGTTGTATTGAGTGCACTCTGCTTTGCTGTTCGGACAGGCAACACATTCTTAGGGTCATTGAT GTGGGTGGATTACGCTCGTTGGGTGGGTATTCAAAAGATACGTGAATAG
- the LOC122643181 gene encoding putative disease resistance protein RGA4 — protein MMLKNNKKKRRLRLFLRRLKDVAYAAEDVLDEFGYQTTRLKVTNSKMSYFLHSISVPFKSKKAKKIQKTNMESDEIKRRDAEKSEIVTMLTTSDNEDILSVLPIVGIGGLGKTTLAQLVYNDGLVVKYFDKRVWIHVSRDFDDKKILTDITKSRILKDALTGKRFLLVLDDVWNDDSEQWDMLKTSLKIGARGNKIIVTTRIVEVASIVGTIAPHHLKNLSKANCRSILKNRAFGNGGAEETPKMVAIGKEILQKCAGVPLAAKTLGGLMHTKKDEQEWLSIKNSEIWALPMDKYGILPVLKLSYDHLVSPLKQCFLYCSIFPKDAYIFKNDLIQQWMALGFLQPSIEGRSMKDIGNDYVNSLLCNSLFQNAEKDGFGKVEKFKMHDLVFDLARSLSTSLTINVLDILFKKFKHLRVLHLRNCGIEELPSSIKKLKHLRYLNLRDNPIEALPESITSIYHLQTLDLHNSSK, from the exons ATGATGCtgaaaaacaacaagaagaaaaggagactGAGACTTTTCCTGAGAAGGCTTAAAGATGTTGCTTATGCTGCTGAAGACGTTTTGGATGAATTCGGTTACCAAACCACAAGATTGAAGGTGACAAACAGCAAAATGAGCTACTTCTTGCATTCAATTTCAGTTCCTTTTAAATCAAAGAAGGCTAAAAAGATTCAGAAGACAAACATGGAGTCTGATGAAATCAAAA gaagggatgctgaaAAGTCAGAGATAGTAACCATGTTAACTACCTCTGACAATGAAGATATTCTTTCGGTCCTTCCCATAGTTGGAATTGGAGGGCTTGGAAAGACCACACTTGCTCAGCTTGTCTACAATGATGGTCTTGTAGTCAAGTATTTTGATAAAAGAGTTTGGATTCATGTCTCTAGAGATTTTGATGACAAGAAAATTTTGACAGATATCACTAAATCT AGGATCCTTAAAGATGCGTTGACTGGGAAGCGGTTTTTACTTGTGTTGGATGATGTATGGAATGATGATAGTGAGCAATGGGATATGCTTAAGACTTCATTAAAAATTGGTGCCAGAGGTAACAAAATCATTGTTACTACTCGTATTGTTGAAGTTGCATCAATAGTAGGCACAATTGCTCCACACCACCTTAAAAACTTATCAAAAGCTAATTGTCGGTCCATTCTCAAAAATAGAGCTTTTGGAAATGGAGGGGCTGAAGAGACTCCAAAAATGGTGGCAATAGGGAAAGAAATTTTGCAAAAATGTGCAGGGGTACCATTAGCTGCAAAAACACTAGGAGGCTTGATGCATACCAAGAAAGATGAACAAGAGTGGTTATCAATAAAGAATAGTGAGATCTGGGCTTTACCTATGGATAAATATGGAATCCTTCCTGTACTGAAATTGAGCTATGATCACTTGGTATCACCTTTGAAACAATGTTTCTTATATTGTTCGATATTTCCAAAGGATGCTTATATCTTCAAAAATGATCTAATCCAACAATGGATGGCATTAGGGTTCCTCCAACCATCCATAGAAGGTAGGTCAATGAAAGATATTGGAAATGATTACGTCAACTCTTTGTTGTGCAATTCATTGTTCCAAAACGCCGAGAAGGATGGTTTTGGTAAGGTAGAGAAGTTCAAGATGCATGATCTTGTTTTTGATCTGGCACGTTCTCTTTCAACGTCGTTGACAAT CAATGTCCTTGATATTCTattcaaaaaattcaaacattTACGTGTTCTACATTTACGTAATTGTGGAATTGAAGAGTTACCATCCTCAATTAAGAAGTTGAAACACTTAAGGTATCTTAACCTCAGGGACAATCCAATTGAAGCATTACCTGAATCTATCACCAGCATTTACCACTTGCAGACATTGGACCTTCATAATTCCTCTAAATGA